A single window of Cervus canadensis isolate Bull #8, Minnesota chromosome 17, ASM1932006v1, whole genome shotgun sequence DNA harbors:
- the LOC122419633 gene encoding translationally-controlled tumor protein: MFSDIYKIREVADGLCLEVEGKMVSRTEGNIDDSLIGGNASAEGPEGEGTESTVITGVDIVMNHHLQETSFTKEAYKKYIKDYMKSIKGKLEEQRPERVKPFMTGAAEQIKHILANFKNYQFFIGENMNPDGMVALLDYREDGVTPYMIFFKDGLEMEKC, encoded by the coding sequence ATGTTCTCCGACATCTACAAGATCCGGGAGGTCGCGGACGGGCTGTGTCTGGAGGTGGAGGGGAAGATGGTCAGTAGGACAGAGGGTAACATCGATGACTCGCTCATTGGTGGAAATGCCTCCGCTGAAGGCCCCGAGGGCGAAGGTACCGAAAGCACAGTAATCACTGGTGTCGACATTGTCATGAACCATCACTTGCAGGAAACCAGCTTCACAAAAGAAGCCTACAAGAAGTACATCAAAGATTACATGAAGTCAATCAAAGGGAAACTTGAAGAACAGAGACCAGAAAGAGTAAAACCTTTTATGACAGGGGCTGCAGAACAAATCAAGCACATCCTTGCTAATTTCAAAAACTATCAGTTCTTTATTGGTGAAAACATGAATCCAGATGGCATGGTTGCTCTGCTGGACTACCGTGAGGATGGTGTAACCCCATATATGATTTTCTTTAAGGATGGTTTAGAGATGGAAAAATGTTAA